One Ranitomeya imitator isolate aRanImi1 chromosome 1, aRanImi1.pri, whole genome shotgun sequence DNA window includes the following coding sequences:
- the NGB gene encoding neuroglobin isoform X3: MSCSKKGNGCCGELFELQPELIVHFHYHSVPFSSVQECLTSTEFTEHIRKVMTVIDAAVQSLDALPSLEEYLISLGKKHHAIGIPLESFNVSIDAGGSVTAMTSDLISSLQTVGESLLFALESGLGDVFTSDTHDAWSGLYAIVVSTMSRGWGKDPEEQ, encoded by the exons ATGTCCTGCTCAAAGAAGGGCAATGGATGCTGCGGGGA GCTTTTCGAACTGCAACCGGAGCTGATTGTTCATTTCCACTATCATTCTGTTCCGTTCTCCAGTGTCCAGGAATGTTTGACCTCGACCGAATTCACCGAACACATCCGGAAA GTGATGACAGTAATTGACGCTGCCGTGCAGAGCCTCGACGCTCTCCCCTCTCTGGAGGAATATTTGATCAGCCTGGGGAAGAAGCATCATGCCATTGGCATCCCACTAGAGTCCTTCAATGTAAGTATTGACGCCGGGGGCTCGGTGACAGCCATGACCTCTGACCTCATTTCTTCCTTGCAGACGGTGGGGGAGTCACTACTCTTCGCTCTTGAATCCGGGCTGGGGGACGTATTTACATCTGACACTCACGATGCCTGGAGCGGACTGTACGCCATTGTGGTGAGCACCATGAGTCGTGGCTGGGGGAAGGATCCAGAGGAGCAATGA